One segment of Erigeron canadensis isolate Cc75 chromosome 2, C_canadensis_v1, whole genome shotgun sequence DNA contains the following:
- the LOC122587926 gene encoding stemmadenine O-acetyltransferase-like translates to MEASKIIKGSSFTSIESFTVNLRPRFQPPLLSNTFGKLWWFGFRLFDVSLDGETKPELHDLIELGHLDNDFVDELQKPGVILEFLQEMQNDEYESVKTVGFSNWCNLGHYNIDFGWGKPIWIAYAHKNDILNNRATFMMDSLSGVEVWVIGREDELSILESNLEFLEYAIINPSVI, encoded by the coding sequence ATGGAAGCTTCTAAAATCATCAAAGGCTCTTCTTTCACTTCTATAGAAAGCTTCACGGTAAACTTAAGGCCAAGATTCCAACCTCCCTTATTAAGCAATACTTTTGGAAAATTATGGTGGTTTGGTTTTAGATTATTTGATGTCTCTTTGGATGGAGAGACGAAGCCAGAATTGCACGATTTAATAGAGCTAGGCCATTTAGATAATGATTTTGTAGATGAACTACAAAAACCTGGGGTGATACTTGAATTCTTACAAGAGATGCAAAATGATGAGTATGAAAGCGTGAAAACAGTTGGTTTCTCAAATTGGTGTAACTTAGGCCATTACAACATTGATTTTGGATGGGGAAAGCCTATATGGATTGCATATGCTCATAAAAATGACATACTAAACAATCGGGCTACTTTTATGATGGACTCCCTATCAGGGGTGGAGGTTTGGGTGATTGGGAGAGAAGATGAGCTTTCTATCCTTGAAAGCAATCTAGAGTTCCTTGAATATGCAATTATAAATCCTAGTGTCATATAA
- the LOC122587928 gene encoding stemmadenine O-acetyltransferase-like, which produces MKDCMTIDCNDSGVPFVVARMNCRLDELLKRPPMDSMCDFVPFRTNCFQDNTEGLVGIQVTIFDCGGIVIGVCMHHRISDAMSMRIFIKCWADETAIDFQMPKADVVNPDFTTARELFPPVEFIPKEIQKILNYNHFEESKFVQRRYVFDKNAIASLQSKTSNDATPNKPTRNIALTSFIWKHMMEASRIIRGSSFNSLETFMVNLRPRFQPPLSSNTFGNLWWIGFRSCDVSLDGEIMKPELCNIMDHTHLDNDYVKELQKPGVIFQFIQGIQNDANESVKTIVFSNWCNLGHYNIDFGWGRPIWIAYAHKNNVLNNRGTFLMDSPLGIEIWVIAKEDEISILESNQEFLEYASINPSVIQG; this is translated from the coding sequence ATGAAAGATTGCATGACTATTGATTGTAATGATTCAGGGGTTCCATTCGTTGTAGCTCGTATGAATTGTCGCTTGGATGAGCTACTAAAAAGACCTCCTATGGATTCAATGTGTGATTTTGTTCCCTTCAGGACTAACTGCTTCCAAGATAATACCGAGGGTCTTGTTGGTATTCAAGTAACAATATTTGATTGCGGGGGTATAGTGATTGGTGTATGTATGCACCATCGAATCTCAGATGCTATGTCTATGAGAATCTTCATCAAATGTTGGGCAGACGAAACTGCAATAGATTTTCAAATGCCTAAAGCTGACGTAGTGAACCCTGACTTCACCACCGCCCGGGAGCTTTTCCCACCCGTTGAATTCATACCAAAGGAAATACAAAAGATACTCAACTACAATCATTTTGAAGAATCCAAATTTGTTCAAAGAAGGTACGTGTTTGATAAAAATGCCATTGCTTCTTTACAATCCAAAACATCTAATGATGCAACACCTAATAAGCCCACTCGCAATATAGCACTGACAAGCTTTATTTGGAAACACATGATGGAAGCTTCTAGAATCATCAGAGGCTCTTCATTCAATTCCTTGGAAACCTTTATGGTAAACTTAAGGCCAAGATTCCAACCTCCCTTATCGAGCAATACTTTTGGTAACTTATGGTGGATTGGTTTTAGATCATGTGACGTCTCTTTGGATGGAGAGATAATGAAGCCTGAGTTGTGCAACATAATGGATCACACccatttagataatgattatgtAAAGGAACTACAAAAACCTGGTGTGATATTTCAATTCATACAAGGGATTCAAAATGACGCAAATGAAAGCGTGAAAACAATTGTATTTTCAAATTGGTGTAACTTAGGCCATTACAACATTGATTTTGGATGGGGAAGGCCTATATGGATTGCATATGCTCATAAAAATAACGTACTAAACAATAGGGGTACCTTTTTAATGGACTCCCCATTAGGGATAGAGATTTGGGTTATTGCGAAAGAAGATGAGATTTCTATCCTTGAAAGCAACCAAGAGTTCCTTGAATACGCAAGCATAAACCCTAGCGTCATACAGGGATGA